In Carya illinoinensis cultivar Pawnee chromosome 7, C.illinoinensisPawnee_v1, whole genome shotgun sequence, the following are encoded in one genomic region:
- the LOC122317249 gene encoding amino acid transporter AVT3B-like: MGLEKEASSFSHVLQVPRDDAVTPLLPKSPRRLSSQSKTFANVFIAIVGAGVLGLPYTFKRTGWLLGFLMLFSVALLTYHCMMLLVHTRRKLQDPLLIGLSGISSFGDLGFAVCGPLGRFSVDVMIVLAQAGFCVSYLIFIANTLSHLFDPSLTTRILGLTSKTFYLWACFPFQLGLNSIPTLTLLAPLSIFADVIDLGAMGVVMLEDVMIFLQQRHALQAFGGLSVFFYGLGVAVYAYEGIGMILPLESEAKEKEKFGKVLGLCMAFISLLYGLFGALGYFAFGEETKDIITTNLGQGWISTLVQLGLCVNLFFTLPLMMNPVYEVVERRFCGSRYCLSGRWIIVLGVSMLALLVPNFADFLSLVGSSVCVILGFVLPALFHLLVFKEEMGWTGMVLDGAIVVLGVVIGVTGTCSSIMEILATKV, translated from the coding sequence ATGGGACTAGAGAAGGAAGCAAGCTCATTCTCACATGTACTTCAAGTTCCGCGGGATGATGCGGTCACCCCTCTCCTTCCCAAATCACCCCGCCGCCTCTCCTCCCAATCCAAGACCTTCGCCAACGTCTTCATCGCCATCGTCGGCGCAGGCGTTCTCGGCCTTCCCTACACCTTCAAGAGGACCGGCTGGCTCTTGGGCTTCCTCATGCTCTTCTCCGTCGCCCTCCTCACCTACCACTGCATGATGCTCCTCGTCCACACCCGCCGCAAGCTCCAAGACCCTCTCCTCATCGGCCTCTCCGGAATATCCTCCTTTGGCGACCTCGGCTTCGCCGTCTGTGGTCCCCTAGGTCGCTTCTCCGTTGACGTCATGATCGTTCTCGCCCAAGCTGGCTTCTGCGTTAGCTATTTGATTTTCATAGCCAATACTCTATCTCATCTTTTCGATCCCTCATTAACGACTCGGATTCTTGGTTTGACCTCGAAGACCTTCTATCTCTGGGCTTGTTTTCCTTTCCAGTTGGGGTTGAATTCGATTCCTACCCTGACCCTTTTGGCTCCCTTGAGTATTTTCGCCGATGTGATCGATTTGGGAGCTATGGGCGTGGTGATGTTGGAGGACGTGATGATTTTTCTTCAGCAAAGACACGCTTTGCAGGCTTTTGGGGGCCTTTCCGTTTTCTTTTATGGTCTGGGTGTGGCTGTATACGCGTATGAAGGGATTGGAATGATTTTGCCGTTGGAGTCGGAAGCTAAAGAAAAGGAGAAGTTTGGGAAGGTCTTGGGATTGTGTATGGCTTTCATTTCTCTGTTGTATGGATTATTTGGAGCTCTGGGTTACTTTGCTTTCGGTGAAGAGACCAAAGACATCATTACCACCAATCTGGGCCAAGGATGGATTAGCACTTTGGTACAGTTGGGACTGTGCGTGAACCTGTTCTTCACCTTGCCACTGATGATGAACCCGGTGTATGAGGTGGTTGAGAGGCGATTCTGTGGCTCAAGGTACTGCTTGTCGGGGAGGTGGATTATAGTTTTAGGGGTGAGCATGTTGGCTTTGTTGGTGCCTAATTTTGCAGATTTCTTGTCACTAGTGGGTAGCAGCGTGTGTGTCATTCTGGGGTTTGTGTTGCCAGCTCTGTTTCATTTGTTGGTGTTCAAGGAAGAAATGGGTTGGACTGGGATGGTTTTGGATGGGGCAATTGTGGTTTTGGGAGTCGTTATTGGAGTCACCGGAACCTGTTCTTCAATCATGGAGATACTTGCAACCAAAGTCTGA
- the LOC122316839 gene encoding SRSF protein kinase 1-like — MSCSSSSGSEEDEEGMESYRKGGYHAVRVGDQFAGGRYIAQRKLGWGQFSTVWLAYDTRTSEFVALKIQKSAAQFAQAALHEIEVLSAIASGDPSNSRCIVRLIDHFKHTGPNGQHLCMVLEFLGDSLLRLIRYNRYKGLGLNQVREICKCILAGLDYLHRELGLIHTDLKPENILLFSTIDPSKDPVRSGLTPILERPEGNPNGGTTMNLIEKKLKRRARRAVAKISERRASMGGGLGGGGAKSERNLDGIDVRCKVVDFGNACWADNQFAQEIQTRQYRAPEVILQAGYSFSVDMWSFACTAFELATGDMMFAPSSGKGFSEDEDHLALMMELLGKMPRKVAIGGARSKDFFDRHGDLKRIRRLKFWPLDRLLVDRYKFSENDASEFAEFLCPLFDFAPEKRPTAQQCLQHPWLSLRNSTQGEMNNEANLGNLNVGMSNLQIKVGK, encoded by the exons ATGTCTTGTTCGTCTTCATCAGGTTCGGAGGAAGATGAGGAGGGAATGGAGTCGTACAGAAAAGGAGGGTACCACGCCGTCAGAGTTGGGGATCAGTTCGCAGGAGGCCGCTACATCGCTCAGAGGAAGCTGGGTTGGGGCCAGTTCTCCACCGTCTGGCTCGCCTACGATACTCGCACCTCT GAATTTGTGGCTCTCAAGATCCAGAAAAGTGCAGCACAATTTGCTCAAGCTGCACTTCATGAGATTGAAGTCCTTTCAGCTATTGCCAGTGGCGATCCCTCAAATTCCAGATGCATTGTGAGACTCATTGACCACTTTAAGCATACAGGCCCAAATGGGCAGCATCTTTGCATGGTGCTTGAGTTTCTTGGCGATAGCTTACTCCGGCTGATCAGGTATAATCGATACAAGGGCCTTGGATTAAATCAAGTTAGGGAGATCTGCAAGTGCATTTTGGCAGGTCTGGACTATTTGCATAGAGAGCTTGGTTTAATCCATACTGACCTGAAACCTGAAAATATTCTTCTCTTTTCCACCATTGATCCTAGCAAAGACCCAGTTAGGTCTGGACTCACACCAATTCTTGAGAGGCCTGAAGGGAATCCAAATGGAGGAACTACTATGAATCTCattgaaaaaaagttgaaaagaagGGCGAGGAGAGCAGTTGCTAAGATATCTGAAAGAAGAGCTTCTATGGGAGGAGGACTAGGAGGAGGAGGTGCAAAATCTGAGAGAAATCTGGATGGGATTGATGTGAGATGCAAGGTTGTGGATTTTGGAAATGCATGTTGGGCTGATAATCAGTTTGCACAAGAAATCCAAACTAGGCAGTACAGAGCTCCTGAAGTTATACTACAAGCTGGATATTCCTTCTCTGTTGATATGTGGTCATTTGCTTGCACTGCGTTTGAACTTGCTACTGGGGACATGATGTTTGCTCCTAGTAGTGGAAAAGGGTTTAGCGAGGATGAG GATCATCTTGCTCTAATGATGGAACTCCTTGGAAAGATGCCTCGAAAG GTAGCCATTGGAGGAGCACGGTCCAAAGATTTCTTCGACAGACATGGGGATCTAAAGAGAATTCGGAGGCTGAAATTCTGGCCGCTTGATCGATTGCTGGTTGATAGGTACAAATTTTCTGAGAATGATGCGAGTGAGTTTGCAGAGTTTCTTTGTCCCCTTTTCGATTTTGCACCAGAGAAGCGACCAACTGCTCAGCAGTGTCTGCAGCACCCATGGCTCAGTCTCAGGAATTCAACACAAGGTGAGATGAATAATGAGGCTAATCTGGGAAACTTAAATGTTGGGATGAGCAACCTTCAGATTAAGGTGGGTAAGTGA